From the Musa acuminata AAA Group cultivar baxijiao chromosome BXJ1-2, Cavendish_Baxijiao_AAA, whole genome shotgun sequence genome, one window contains:
- the LOC103975752 gene encoding ribose-phosphate pyrophosphokinase 1: MASVVVSPTFFRRSSSSSCSINLRVRAKPLRRRLDSSSFAPSPLRCGMMEPLEFGNGSPPVIPILNDKMSPGLLVSPQTRGTGGNHDSRLRIFSGNANPALAQEIASYLGLQLGKIKIKRFADGEIYVQLQESVRGCDVFLVQPTCPPANENLMELLIMIDACRRASAKNITAVIPYFGYSRADRKTQERESIGAKLVANLITKAGANRVLACDLHSGQSMGYFDIPVDHVYAQPVILDYLSSKTISSDDLVVVSPDVGGVARARAFAKKLSDAPLAIVDKRRHGHNAAEVLNLIGDVKGKVAIMLDDMIDTAGTIVKGATLLHQEGAKEVFACSTHAVFSPPAVERLSSDLFQEVIVTNTIPVPEQNSFPQLTVLSVANILGETIWRVHDDCSLSSIFQ; this comes from the exons ATGGCCTCCGTGGTGGTCTCCCCCACCTTCTTTCGCCGCTCATCATCTTCCTCCTGCTCGATCAACCTTAGAGTTCGCGCCAAGCCCCTTCGCCGCCGCCTCGACTCTTCCTCATTCGCCCCGAGCCCTCTG CGATGCGGAATGATGGAGCCGCTGGAATTCGGGAATGGATCCCCGCCCGTCATCCCGATCCTCAATGATAAGATGTCGCCGGGATTACTGGTGTCGCCGCAAACCCGAGGAACGGGCGGGAACCATGACTCCAGGCTTCGGATTTTTTCTGGAAACGCTAATCCAGCACTCGCTCAG GAAATTGCAAGCTACTTGGGCCTTCAACTCGGGAAAATCAAGATAAAGAGGTTTGCAGATGGTGAAATATACGTCCAATTGCAGGAGAGTGTGAGGGGATGTGACGTGTTTTTAGTCCAACCAACATGCCCCCCAGCAAATGAGAACCTTATGGAGCTTCTGATCATGATTGATGCATGCCGCAGAGCATCTGCTAAAAACATTACTGCAGTTATACCATATTTTGGTTATTCTAGAGCTGACAGAAAA ACTCAAGAGCGAGAATCAATCGGAGCCAAACTTGTCGCGAACTTAATTACAAAAGCTGGTGCAAACCGTGTACTTGCGTGCGATCTGCATTCTGGGCAGTCCATGGGATACTTTGATATCCCAGTGGATCATGTTTATGCTCAA CCTGTCATTCTTGATTACCTCTCCAGCAAAACGATTAGTTCAGATGATTTGGTAGTGGTGTCTCCCGATGTTGGTGGTGTGGCAAGAGCACGTGCTTTTGCCAAGAAGTTATCAGATGCACCTCTTGCAATTGTGGATAAAAGGCGTCATGGACACAATGCTGCTGAG GTACTTAATCTGATTGGAGATGTTAAAGGAAAGGTTGCTATAATGTTGGATGATATGATCGATACTGCTG GAACTATTGTAAAGGGTGCAACTTTACTACATCAAGAGGGAGCTAAAGAAGTTTTTGCTTGCAGCACACATGCAGTTTTTAG CCCTCCTGCAGTTGAGAGGTTATCAAGTGACTTATTTCAAGAAGTCATCGTCACAAACACCATCCCGGTGCCCGAGCAGAACAGTTTCCCACAGCTAACAGTTCTTTCTGTGGCAAATATATTGGGCGAAACAATCTGGCGAGTTCATGATGATTGTTCATTAAGTAGCATCTTTCAATGA